A single region of the Nicotiana sylvestris chromosome 6, ASM39365v2, whole genome shotgun sequence genome encodes:
- the LOC138870991 gene encoding uncharacterized protein produces MLRACVIDFGGQWDRFLPLVEFAYNNNYQSSIEIASFEDLYGRRCRSPIGLFEPSEAKLYGTDLVKDALEKLDESLGYEEELVAIVDRQVRQLRSKRISVVKVQWRGQLGKEATWEFEEDMAADIHTYSALQDLRQVHLDISPARILDF; encoded by the exons atgctcagagcatgtgtgattgactttggagggcaatgggatcgattcttgcctttggtcgagtttgcttacaacaacaattatcagtctaGCATTGAGATCGCTTCATTTGAGgatttatatggtcggcgatgtcgttctcccATTGGATTGTTTGAGCCCagcgaggctaagttatatggtactgatttggtgaaggatgccttggaaaag TTAGATGAGAgcctgggttatgaggaggagctagttgccattgttgataggcaggttcgccagttgagatccaagaggatttccgtggtaaaggttcagtggaggggccaactaggcaaggaggcaacttgggagttCGAGGAGGACATGgcagcagatatccacacttattcagcactccag gatctgaggcaggtgcatctggatatCAGTCCGGCGCGCATCCTTGATTTCTGA